Below is a genomic region from Raphanus sativus cultivar WK10039 chromosome 4, ASM80110v3, whole genome shotgun sequence.
tgaaaagaaaaaaaacagagcaaagcGATATGCATGTTTCTTAGGGTTGATGGTGAAGTGTTTGTTCTGGGTTCGAGATTGTGGGTTTGGTTTCGTAAAAAGGTTATAGCTTTATGGCTTTCTGTGCGATTTGAAAACAGAGCAAAGTGGTTGTGACTATGTGGGTTTGGTTGTGTCTGAGATTAGTAGAGATTGAGGATAAAGAAGCAATCTTTAGAGGCTTTTGGTGATTTTGGTTGAAAGAAACTAACTAAAGGagaggtttttgtttttgtttgaaaatgtGTTCAAGTATGGAGCACATTCTCTCTAGATATGGATACAGTGCTGTGACGGCTGGTCATAGACAAAGAGAAGAAGGCCAACAACTTCtactttgttcttcttctcaaGAAAATGGCGATGTGGTATGTGTATATCTATACTAAGCAGTGATCCTCTTCACCACAAGTTAGCCGTTTTACTTAACATGAGTTCCGTTGTTGCAGTTGCGGACAGATGAATCTTTGAGGAGTGAACTTGAGAGATTACAGCTTGCAATTGAGTAATGTCGACAAAACCTTGTGTGTTGTTCTTGTGTTTAAAGCTTCGgtcttttcattttttgttgGTTCAATGTTATTCAGGAGGCTCAAGGGTAAGGAGCTTGAGGGTATGAGTTTCTCGGATCTTGTTTCTCTTGAAAACACGCTGAATGATAGCTTGCATAGCGTCAAGGATCGAAaggtgaagaagacaaagaaccattttttttttaatctggaGGTTGAAACTGTTGTGTGAATCATCTCTGACTTgcaaagtttttgtttttgattcaGACACAAATCCTGCTCAACCAGGTGGAAAGATCCAGGTTACAGGTAAAGAACAAGGCTTGCTCAGATTGTATCATCCATCATCAGTTCTTACTCTAAGTTACATCTCACGATCTGTGTTTCATTTTGCTTATAATCAACCAGGAGAAGAGAGCATTGGAAGAGAACCAGCTTTTGCGCAAACAGGTAAAGATTTTACTTTAACTTCCTTACACTAGTTCAGTCTTGTCTTCACCATATATTTACTGAGTTCAAAGCTAATGTACCTTCAGATAGAGTTGTTTGGATCAGGACCCAAACCGCTGAGTGAAATAACTCCATTCTCTAGCCCGCAAGAAGAGCCTGAGAGCTCTTCATCAGACGACGATGACGAAAATGACAACGAGGAGCTCCAGTCCAACACTTCCTTGCAGCTGGGGTAAGCTGCAAACTAAAACCCTACCTTGTGTACCAAGCTTTTTGCTCTAGACTGTTGAGAGAACTTGTGTTTTCtggcttttttttttaggttggCTTCATCAGCGTACTTTGCAAAGAGAAAGAAGCCAAAGATTGAACCTCTCTGCGACAACTCTGGAAGTCAAGTGGCTTCTGATTGATCAATTAGTATTTTCCTAGTTATGGTGTTTAGTAGAGGTTTTATTGTGCATTCTCCTTTTGTTTCATGCCTGGTCTTTTGGTGTACATCGTATCAAGTAGAGTTTTATGTTCTTAGGTAATCAAATGTTAGTTTCTCTTGTTAAAAGTTTCTAACAGAGAAGAAACAGAAGTTGAGAATGAATCAGGACAAGAAACTTGCATCcagtttttttatttcactTCTAAAAGAAGGGTAAATTGTTCTAAACAAGGTTGCTTGATTATAAATAGGCTCAGACGAAGTATCAAAGCCTAGCCCAATTTTTCTGGGTCAGCTACGTAATGGGCCGTACAATGTGTTTTCTTCTTAGCTCTTGGGCTTTTAAATAAGATTAAGTTCAAATGTGTCGAGGCCACCGCCAAATCTGGACAGCTTGATGGTTTGAAACAGTATGGACAGGCTGTTCTCAGACCAACTTGGTACCAAATCAACAGAGAGTTTGACAAGCGCCAAAAGATACCAACT
It encodes:
- the LOC130510837 gene encoding agamous-like MADS-box protein AGL18, yielding MQYPNFDSEKKKMGRGRIEIKKIENVNSRQVTFSKRRNGLMKKANELSILCDAEVAVIVFSSTGKAYDFSSGSMEHILSRYGYSAVTAGHRQREEGQQLLLCSSSQENGDVLRTDESLRSELERLQLAIERLKGKELEGMSFSDLVSLENTLNDSLHSVKDRKTQILLNQVERSRLQEKRALEENQLLRKQIELFGSGPKPLSEITPFSSPQEEPESSSSDDDDENDNEELQSNTSLQLGLASSAYFAKRKKPKIEPLCDNSGSQVASD